One genomic segment of Rubripirellula amarantea includes these proteins:
- a CDS encoding GNAT family N-acetyltransferase has translation MSTLLGPEDLTTDTMTHEADRLRSVAQQINRQPAEYDTITSAEMIGWHHLDASARQRWKELRATQPEFSTPFFSLEFIDAVHAARGDVNVILMLERNRLLGMLPIHQVGRTAVPAGRFFNDAHNVVMAPDTELDWLWMLDRCGLRSFDFHALVGQTADLSSDWVDGSTQSFSASLGSDSIAFLSSLEREHKTIRKQDQKTRKMERELGDVRLEMDCRDPELLAQAIEWKRNQYRRTNILDLFTPDWTREMARLLHAKPNDQPIANCTMRGMLSVLRAGDEVVAMHYGMIEAGLLHYWFPVYNPAFSIYSPGTALFKAIVRESTALGIQCIDMGYGEQPYKRKQTDTITTVSHGNVCGSSLHRTFRRAKQSIINTLKRAPLKNQLKSVLRTIQPNAGIGKIK, from the coding sequence GTGAGTACTTTACTCGGTCCTGAAGACCTGACCACCGACACGATGACGCATGAGGCCGATCGCTTGCGATCCGTTGCTCAACAGATCAACCGTCAACCAGCGGAATACGACACCATCACGAGTGCCGAAATGATCGGTTGGCATCATTTGGACGCTTCGGCTCGTCAGCGCTGGAAAGAGCTCCGCGCGACTCAGCCGGAATTCAGTACTCCGTTCTTCTCGCTTGAATTCATCGATGCCGTTCATGCCGCTCGCGGCGACGTCAACGTAATCTTGATGCTCGAGCGCAATCGGCTGCTTGGCATGCTGCCGATTCACCAAGTGGGACGAACGGCCGTTCCCGCAGGTCGCTTTTTTAACGACGCCCACAATGTTGTGATGGCTCCCGACACCGAACTGGATTGGTTGTGGATGCTTGATCGCTGCGGTCTGCGTTCGTTCGACTTCCATGCATTGGTGGGCCAGACCGCTGACTTGAGTTCGGATTGGGTTGACGGTTCCACTCAATCGTTCAGCGCCTCACTTGGTTCGGATTCCATCGCGTTTCTATCGTCGCTCGAACGAGAGCACAAAACGATTCGCAAGCAGGATCAAAAGACACGTAAAATGGAACGCGAACTCGGTGACGTTCGACTGGAAATGGATTGCCGCGACCCCGAACTGCTAGCGCAAGCGATCGAGTGGAAGCGCAATCAGTACCGCCGAACCAACATCCTTGACCTGTTCACACCGGATTGGACACGAGAGATGGCGCGTCTGTTGCACGCCAAACCTAACGATCAACCGATTGCGAACTGTACCATGCGAGGCATGCTTTCGGTCCTGCGAGCGGGCGATGAAGTGGTCGCAATGCACTACGGGATGATCGAAGCGGGTTTGCTGCACTATTGGTTCCCCGTCTACAACCCAGCGTTCTCGATCTACTCGCCCGGAACGGCTCTCTTCAAAGCCATTGTCCGTGAATCCACCGCATTGGGGATCCAGTGCATCGACATGGGTTACGGCGAACAACCGTACAAGCGAAAGCAAACCGATACCATCACCACCGTGTCGCATGGAAACGTTTGCGGATCGAGTCTTCATCGCACGTTTCGTCGAGCCAAGCAATCCATCATCAATACGCTCAAACGGGCACCGTTGAAGAATCAGCTCAAGAGCGTACTGCGAACGATCCAGCCCAATGCTGGAATCGGAAAAATCAAATAG
- the lpxA gene encoding acyl-ACP--UDP-N-acetylglucosamine O-acyltransferase, with protein sequence MSTDIAQTAVVDPRAKLGTNVKIGHFCIIGPDVTIGDDTRLENNVVLSGITRIGEDNHFFSNCVIGTHPQDTTYRETATCVEVGHGNIFREFCTVNRATEKEDGVTRVGDNNYFMTNTHIAHDCKIGDRIVIANNGMLGGHVHVGNDVTIAGGVGVNHFASIGQMSFVSAMSRVLHDVPPYMIVDGQPARPRAVNSVGLKRHDFPEEDIRLLSKSYRLLYRSCVGLEAAREEILSYGPLRPALKELFDCVERAGLGKHGRSRQHRKKAA encoded by the coding sequence ATGAGCACCGATATCGCTCAAACCGCCGTCGTTGATCCCCGAGCAAAGCTGGGCACGAACGTCAAGATTGGCCATTTTTGTATCATTGGCCCTGATGTGACGATCGGTGACGACACGCGGCTGGAAAACAACGTCGTCTTATCCGGCATCACGCGGATTGGCGAAGATAACCATTTCTTTTCCAACTGTGTCATCGGAACTCATCCGCAAGACACGACCTATCGCGAAACCGCAACCTGCGTCGAAGTGGGACACGGAAACATCTTCCGCGAGTTCTGTACGGTCAACCGAGCGACCGAAAAGGAAGACGGCGTCACTCGCGTCGGTGACAACAACTACTTCATGACCAACACCCATATTGCCCACGATTGCAAGATCGGTGATCGCATTGTGATCGCGAACAACGGAATGCTTGGCGGTCACGTCCACGTTGGTAACGATGTCACCATCGCCGGCGGTGTTGGTGTGAATCACTTCGCATCCATCGGTCAAATGAGCTTTGTGTCGGCAATGAGCCGCGTGCTGCACGATGTTCCCCCCTACATGATCGTTGACGGCCAGCCTGCTCGTCCACGTGCGGTGAACAGTGTCGGACTCAAGCGTCATGATTTCCCTGAAGAAGACATTCGTCTGCTTTCGAAGTCCTACCGATTGCTCTATCGCTCTTGCGTTGGATTGGAAGCGGCACGAGAAGAGATTTTGTCATACGGACCTTTGCGTCCAGCGTTAAAAGAACTTTTTGATTGCGTCGAGCGTGCCGGGTTGGGCAAGCATGGACGCAGTCGTCAACATCGAAAGAAAGCTGCGTGA
- the lpxC gene encoding UDP-3-O-acyl-N-acetylglucosamine deacetylase, which produces MQRFRNEHTIASSCEIHGRGYWSGEEVTVAVHPAPVSSGIRFIRTDLPGRPSCLANASTRQDASLRTNLVEGEAKFQMVEHLMAALSALEIDNCNVEINGEELPGLDGSSLGFAHALARAGLIIQAAPRRRLVLDQRYRVSSGDGWIEATPSKRQETYFEYHLSFDDDTPIEPQAFSIELTPNGFLREVASARTFVTADQADQIRAAGLASHVTNQDIVVIGSSGPVDNEFRFRNECARHKTLDLIGDLALSGIDVAGRFTSFRGGHKLNGKMASLLADLSAKQSARSLDAAQDIRKVA; this is translated from the coding sequence GTGCAACGCTTTCGGAATGAACATACGATTGCTTCGTCGTGCGAAATCCACGGACGAGGCTACTGGAGTGGCGAAGAAGTCACCGTGGCGGTCCATCCCGCGCCGGTTTCTTCAGGCATCCGCTTCATTCGAACCGACCTTCCCGGTCGCCCGTCGTGCCTTGCCAACGCAAGCACGCGGCAGGACGCATCGCTGCGAACCAATTTGGTCGAAGGCGAAGCGAAGTTTCAGATGGTTGAGCATCTGATGGCTGCTTTGTCGGCGCTTGAAATCGACAATTGCAATGTCGAGATCAACGGTGAAGAGCTTCCTGGCCTTGATGGCAGTTCACTCGGCTTCGCTCATGCTCTTGCTCGTGCTGGATTGATCATTCAGGCAGCACCGCGGCGGCGTTTGGTTTTGGATCAACGGTACCGCGTTAGCAGTGGTGACGGATGGATTGAAGCCACGCCTTCAAAGCGACAAGAAACGTACTTCGAGTACCACCTTAGCTTTGACGACGACACGCCGATCGAACCGCAAGCGTTTTCGATTGAACTGACGCCCAATGGCTTTCTTCGTGAAGTCGCGTCCGCTCGAACCTTTGTGACCGCCGACCAGGCTGATCAGATTCGTGCGGCTGGATTGGCTTCTCACGTGACCAATCAAGATATCGTCGTGATCGGAAGTAGCGGTCCGGTCGACAATGAATTTCGTTTTCGCAACGAATGCGCTCGGCACAAGACGCTCGACTTGATCGGCGATCTCGCGCTCTCTGGCATCGACGTTGCTGGTCGATTCACATCGTTTCGTGGTGGCCACAAGCTCAACGGAAAGATGGCGAGCTTGTTGGCTGACTTATCCGCCAAGCAATCGGCACGCTCCTTGGATGCGGCGCAGGACATTCGAAAAGTCGCTTAG
- a CDS encoding sulfatase family protein, with the protein MRLPLFALLACCFVSVADAQELPDAPKRDGVKPRNVVFILTDDHRYDAMGFMGHPFLETPHMDSIAKNGVHLKNAFVTTSLCSPSRASILTGLYTHKHRVIDNNRNVPEGTLFFPQFLQRAGYSTGFIGKWHMGGHHDDPRPGFDHWISFKGQGNYLPPGPKYTLNVNGKRVKQKGYITDELTDYAVDWLDEQKSSEKPFFLYLSHKAVHSNFTPAERHEGKYENEDLSFLPRGDELSAENNTPRWVRDQRNSWHGIDFSYHSDKGLDWLYRRYCESALAVDDSVGRVLDKLKEMGIHDETLVIYMGDNGFMWGEHGLIDKRVSYEESMRVPMIMQCPDLFEGGTVVEKVIGNIDVGPTVLHAAGLETPDYMDGESFLELPNNPEMEWRKNFLYVYYWEKNFPQSPTQFALRGDRFKYITYYGLWDADELYDLTTDPGETKNLLYDPDYKSVAKEMEDELYRMLGDAGGMDIPMNQPKGGFNNKRWERVGGEKAADFPEAMVVEEPINRNAN; encoded by the coding sequence ATGCGTTTGCCGCTCTTTGCACTGCTTGCCTGTTGTTTTGTTTCCGTTGCCGATGCGCAAGAGTTGCCTGACGCTCCCAAACGCGATGGCGTCAAGCCGCGAAACGTTGTCTTTATCTTGACCGATGATCATCGTTATGACGCGATGGGATTCATGGGGCATCCGTTTCTTGAAACGCCGCACATGGATTCGATCGCCAAGAACGGCGTGCACTTGAAGAACGCATTCGTGACCACGTCGCTGTGTTCGCCTTCGCGAGCATCGATCCTGACGGGACTCTATACCCACAAGCATCGCGTCATTGATAACAATCGCAATGTTCCCGAGGGCACTTTGTTTTTCCCGCAGTTCTTGCAACGCGCTGGCTACTCGACTGGTTTCATTGGCAAGTGGCACATGGGCGGTCACCACGATGACCCAAGACCAGGCTTTGACCATTGGATCAGCTTCAAAGGTCAAGGAAACTACTTGCCACCAGGCCCCAAGTACACGCTAAACGTGAACGGCAAACGGGTGAAGCAGAAGGGATACATCACCGACGAATTGACCGACTACGCCGTCGATTGGTTGGACGAACAAAAGTCTTCCGAGAAGCCATTCTTCCTTTACCTTTCGCACAAAGCGGTTCACTCGAATTTCACACCGGCTGAGCGTCACGAAGGCAAGTACGAGAACGAGGATCTAAGCTTCCTGCCACGCGGCGACGAGCTTTCCGCTGAAAACAACACGCCTCGCTGGGTTCGCGATCAACGCAATTCGTGGCACGGCATCGACTTCAGCTACCACAGCGACAAGGGACTTGATTGGCTTTACCGCCGCTATTGCGAATCAGCACTCGCGGTGGACGACAGTGTTGGTCGCGTCTTAGACAAGCTCAAAGAAATGGGCATTCACGACGAAACGCTAGTGATCTACATGGGCGACAATGGTTTCATGTGGGGCGAGCATGGCCTGATCGACAAGCGAGTGTCGTACGAAGAGTCGATGCGAGTACCAATGATCATGCAGTGTCCGGATCTGTTCGAGGGCGGCACCGTCGTCGAGAAAGTGATCGGAAACATCGACGTCGGTCCTACCGTCTTGCATGCGGCTGGCTTGGAAACACCGGACTACATGGACGGTGAAAGCTTCTTGGAACTGCCCAACAATCCCGAGATGGAATGGCGCAAGAACTTTTTGTACGTCTACTACTGGGAGAAGAACTTTCCTCAATCACCGACTCAGTTTGCCTTGCGTGGCGACCGCTTTAAGTACATCACGTACTACGGTTTGTGGGACGCTGACGAGCTGTACGACCTGACCACGGATCCTGGCGAGACCAAGAACTTGCTGTACGACCCTGATTACAAGTCCGTGGCGAAGGAAATGGAAGACGAGCTCTATCGGATGCTCGGTGACGCCGGTGGGATGGACATTCCGATGAACCAACCCAAAGGTGGGTTCAACAACAAGCGATGGGAACGTGTTGGCGGCGAAAAAGCGGCCGACTTCCCCGAGGCGATGGTGGTGGAAGAACCCATCAACCGCAATGCGAACTAG
- a CDS encoding Gfo/Idh/MocA family oxidoreductase: protein MSKLRTAVVGAGHLGRIHAKLISQVDGAELVAVSDPFEAARKMASEQFGVVTHADYRDAIEGCDAVIIASPTGTHAEVAESFLKAGKHVFVEKPITIEGSDADRLAMIAAKKRLTLQVGHVERFNPAFTALESLASDVKYVEAVRASSFPGRCLDVGVVMDLMIHDLDLVLSMTTAAVTSVRASGMSVISDHEDAVEARIEFACGLVANLKASRISPTPARSMQVYGPRGFAEIDFGAPSLSIVRPCDSVVNRSFNLSAEVESPLGYGAQLFSTRLKCETLELEPRNAILDELHDFVISIQTGVPPMVDGVAGARAVTVAQQVLQAVEERVWYADASPAECGPHARVRESIEQATRRIRRAA, encoded by the coding sequence GTGAGTAAGCTACGTACTGCCGTCGTCGGCGCCGGTCACCTCGGTCGCATCCATGCCAAGTTGATCTCGCAAGTAGATGGAGCCGAGTTGGTCGCTGTCAGCGATCCCTTCGAGGCCGCTCGCAAGATGGCGAGTGAGCAGTTTGGGGTCGTGACTCATGCCGACTATCGCGATGCGATCGAAGGCTGCGATGCTGTGATCATTGCGTCCCCCACCGGGACTCACGCTGAGGTCGCTGAATCGTTCTTGAAGGCTGGCAAGCACGTCTTCGTTGAAAAACCAATCACCATCGAAGGTTCCGACGCGGACCGCCTAGCGATGATCGCCGCCAAGAAGCGGTTGACGTTGCAAGTGGGCCATGTCGAACGATTCAATCCAGCCTTCACCGCGCTTGAATCACTCGCGTCGGATGTGAAGTATGTCGAGGCCGTCCGTGCGTCTTCGTTCCCTGGTCGATGCCTTGATGTAGGTGTCGTGATGGACTTGATGATCCATGACTTGGATTTGGTCTTGTCGATGACAACGGCGGCGGTCACGAGCGTTCGCGCATCCGGCATGTCCGTGATCAGCGATCACGAAGATGCCGTCGAAGCAAGAATCGAGTTCGCGTGTGGCTTGGTCGCCAATTTGAAGGCCTCACGAATCAGTCCCACGCCGGCTCGTTCCATGCAAGTGTATGGACCGCGAGGGTTTGCCGAGATTGATTTTGGTGCTCCATCGTTGTCGATCGTTCGTCCGTGCGACAGCGTCGTCAATCGTTCGTTCAATCTTTCGGCTGAAGTGGAAAGCCCGCTGGGATACGGAGCCCAGTTGTTTAGCACTCGGTTGAAGTGTGAAACGTTGGAACTTGAACCACGTAACGCGATCTTGGACGAGTTGCATGATTTCGTGATCAGCATCCAAACTGGCGTTCCGCCGATGGTGGACGGAGTAGCGGGGGCTCGGGCCGTCACCGTGGCTCAGCAAGTCTTGCAAGCCGTGGAAGAGCGAGTTTGGTACGCCGACGCGAGTCCTGCCGAGTGCGGACCTCACGCTCGAGTTCGTGAAAGCATTGAACAGGCGACGCGTCGAATCCGCCGAGCTGCCTAG